TACCGTTACTTCCTCACGGCGAATCGGCTCAACGACGAAATTCGCCGCGAACTCGGCGCACTCGACGTCGGTGATGTCGCCGCTCTGCAACGGTGCGGCAGCCGTGTGCGACAACTGATTCTCGACGCGACTTTTCCCGACGACCTGCGGCAGGCGATCGTCGAAGCGTACG
This genomic window from Planctomycetia bacterium contains:
- a CDS encoding phosphoenolpyruvate synthase (catalyzes the formation of phosphoenolpyruvate from pyruvate) produces the protein MTAIATEFIKRFAQIGIEDIASVGGKNASLGEMVRELVPRGIRVPDGFAVTAEAYRYFLTANRLNDEIRRELGALDVGDVAALQRCGSRVRQLILDATFPDDLRQAIVEAY